In Methanosarcina siciliae T4/M, one genomic interval encodes:
- a CDS encoding magnesium transporter, protein MPSESHREEDIFESQFIDRYLSEYASVSSIVREALPFELLATVGGVIAGIIFSGMTSELEMIPGLIVIYPGVLGLRGNISSTLGSRLGSAIHMGLITSIDRNNPELTNNISGSLLLGFLMAIFLGFLGHFVTLALGFESAGAFKLILICVISALTSGVILSFVAVLLAIGMFRFGFDPDNVVTPSIATIGDIVSMFMLFLSAKLVVML, encoded by the coding sequence ATGCCCTCCGAGTCGCACAGGGAAGAGGATATCTTCGAATCCCAGTTTATAGACAGGTATCTCAGCGAATACGCGAGTGTTTCGTCAATTGTACGTGAGGCGCTGCCTTTCGAACTTCTTGCGACTGTAGGAGGAGTTATTGCAGGGATCATTTTTTCCGGAATGACCAGCGAACTTGAGATGATCCCCGGCCTGATTGTTATTTATCCGGGCGTGCTCGGGCTGCGCGGAAACATTTCCTCGACCCTCGGCTCAAGGCTCGGCAGTGCAATCCACATGGGGCTTATCACTTCCATCGACAGGAACAACCCCGAGCTGACAAATAATATTTCAGGGTCCTTACTCCTGGGTTTTTTAATGGCTATCTTTCTCGGGTTTTTAGGGCATTTTGTCACCCTTGCCCTGGGTTTTGAAAGTGCGGGAGCCTTTAAGCTTATCCTCATCTGTGTGATTTCCGCCCTTACTTCCGGAGTAATCCTCTCTTTTGTTGCGGTCCTGCTTGCCATAGGTATGTTCAGGTTCGGCTTTGACCCCGATAATGTCGTTACGCCTTCGATTGCAACTATCGGGGATATAGTTTCAATGTTCATGCTTTTCCTCTCGGCAAAACTGGTGGTGATGCTTTGA